One Bradyrhizobium sp. ISRA464 genomic window carries:
- a CDS encoding FAD-dependent oxidoreductase: MRLLIIGAGFAGMYATLSSARLRDIQGVSPEELEIALIAPEPMLVVRPRLYEPKPETLTAPLLDVLKAIDVDYIPGSAETIDTKAQCVQISTPKGARKTMSYDRLVVATGSRLFRPNIPGLAEHSFSVDSLDDAIALDKHLHSLADRPAVNGRDTVVVVGGGFTGIEAATELPARLREIFGKDAKTRVIIVDRNSAIAPDMGEGPRPVIEEALRKLGVETRLGAGVASLDKSGVTLSTGEHIESETVVWAAGIRAAPLTAQIPAERDNFGRLLVDRDLRVLGIAGVFATGDAARAACDDDGNYALMSCQHATRMGAFAGNNAAAELLGVPTKPYHQKAYVTCLDLGEAGALFTRGWERNVEMVGDVAKKTKQEINTVWIYPPKPERAAALASADPERVTDL, translated from the coding sequence ATGCGACTGCTCATCATTGGCGCCGGCTTCGCCGGCATGTACGCCACCCTCTCCTCGGCCCGCCTGCGCGACATTCAGGGCGTTTCGCCGGAAGAGCTCGAGATCGCGCTCATCGCACCTGAGCCGATGCTGGTGGTCCGCCCGCGGCTCTATGAGCCGAAGCCGGAAACCCTGACGGCGCCGCTGCTTGATGTCCTCAAGGCGATCGACGTCGACTACATCCCGGGCAGCGCCGAGACGATCGACACCAAGGCTCAGTGTGTGCAGATCTCGACTCCCAAGGGCGCGCGAAAGACAATGTCCTACGACCGTCTGGTGGTCGCCACCGGCAGCCGCCTCTTCCGCCCCAACATTCCGGGCCTGGCCGAGCACAGCTTCAGCGTCGACTCGCTTGATGACGCAATCGCGCTCGACAAGCATCTGCACAGTCTGGCCGACCGCCCGGCCGTCAATGGGCGCGATACGGTCGTCGTCGTCGGCGGCGGCTTCACCGGCATCGAGGCGGCAACCGAGCTGCCCGCGCGCTTACGCGAAATCTTCGGCAAGGATGCCAAGACGCGCGTGATCATCGTCGACCGCAACAGCGCGATCGCTCCCGACATGGGCGAAGGCCCCCGCCCCGTCATCGAGGAAGCATTGCGCAAGCTCGGCGTGGAGACCCGGCTCGGGGCCGGCGTTGCCTCGCTCGACAAATCGGGCGTCACCCTGTCGACCGGCGAGCACATCGAATCCGAGACAGTGGTCTGGGCGGCCGGCATTCGCGCCGCGCCGTTGACGGCGCAGATTCCCGCCGAGCGCGACAATTTCGGCCGGCTGCTGGTGGATCGCGATCTGCGCGTGCTGGGTATCGCCGGCGTCTTCGCCACCGGCGATGCCGCCCGCGCCGCCTGCGACGACGACGGCAACTACGCACTGATGTCGTGCCAGCACGCCACGCGGATGGGCGCCTTTGCCGGCAACAACGCCGCAGCGGAGCTGCTCGGCGTTCCGACCAAGCCCTACCACCAGAAGGCTTACGTCACGTGTCTCGATCTCGGCGAGGCGGGCGCGCTGTTCACGCGCGGCTGGGAGCGCAATGTGGAGATGGTCGGCGACGTCGCCAAGAAGACGAAGCAGGAGATCAACACCGTCTGGATCTATCCGCCGAAGCCCGAGCGCGCCGCTGCGCTCGCGTCGGCTGATCCGGAGCGCGTCACCGATCTCTGA
- a CDS encoding MBL fold metallo-hydrolase has protein sequence MNQIIRNAQQEKTMSLEYTSRPGRPGLEELVPSRYALRVGEIDVLVVSDGVLPLPTAMLAHNADPATRAAWLNDMFLPPDAFDWALNAVVVRSGGRTILIDAGLGGDPDLHLPRAGQLIKRLDAAGIDLASVTDVVLTHMHMDHIGGLLVDGVKDRLRPDLRIHVAAAEVKFWESPDFSHTAMPPGFPDALRLAAKRFAKEYHNQLRQFDEEHEVAPGVVVRRTGGHTPGHSVVRLASGGDALTFAGDAVFTVGFEQPDWHNGFEHDPEEAARVRVRLLRELAETGEMLVATHLPFPSVGRVAVDGDAFRWVPVFWDY, from the coding sequence ATGAATCAGATCATCCGCAACGCTCAACAGGAGAAAACCATGAGCCTGGAATACACCTCACGGCCCGGCAGACCGGGACTGGAAGAGTTGGTCCCGTCGCGCTACGCGCTGCGGGTCGGCGAGATTGACGTGCTGGTGGTCAGCGATGGCGTGCTACCACTCCCAACCGCAATGTTGGCACACAACGCCGACCCGGCCACCCGGGCGGCCTGGCTGAATGACATGTTCCTGCCGCCGGACGCTTTCGACTGGGCGCTGAACGCGGTCGTGGTGCGTAGCGGCGGTCGGACCATCCTCATCGACGCTGGACTAGGGGGCGACCCGGACTTGCACTTGCCGCGGGCCGGGCAGTTGATCAAGCGACTGGACGCCGCCGGCATTGATCTTGCGTCCGTGACCGACGTGGTGCTGACCCACATGCACATGGACCACATTGGCGGGCTGCTCGTCGACGGGGTGAAGGACCGGCTGCGTCCGGACCTGCGGATCCACGTGGCGGCCGCCGAGGTCAAATTCTGGGAGTCGCCCGATTTCTCCCACACCGCCATGCCGCCGGGGTTCCCGGACGCGCTTCGGTTGGCCGCCAAGCGGTTCGCGAAAGAATACCACAACCAGCTGCGGCAGTTCGATGAGGAGCACGAGGTGGCGCCGGGTGTCGTCGTCCGTCGCACCGGCGGCCACACCCCCGGGCACAGCGTGGTCCGCCTGGCGTCCGGCGGCGACGCGCTGACGTTCGCCGGCGACGCGGTGTTTACGGTCGGGTTCGAGCAACCCGACTGGCACAACGGCTTCGAGCACGACCCCGAAGAGGCGGCGCGCGTTCGGGTCCGTCTTTTGCGGGAGCTGGCGGAGACCGGCGAGATGTTGGTGGCCACTCACCTGCCATTCCCGTCTGTCGGTCGGGTCGCGGTGGACGGCGACGCGTTTCGTTGGGTGCCGGTCTTCTGGGACTACTGA